A window from Vanessa cardui chromosome 21, ilVanCard2.1, whole genome shotgun sequence encodes these proteins:
- the LOC124539068 gene encoding uncharacterized protein LOC124539068, which produces MDSDKKLIYLVQKYECLFNPKAKNYSDKHSKNNAWEKVSGEMKLTVSECQKQWKKLRDCYKKALRLRQYKSGSARKTEKPIKFEKELEFLKPYLQDRSQTSNLDFSDNSLDIDTEDISIIESQTCDVGESSRSDSALSNHTTKNKPLPLSEKLFRQYVEAKGKEEDPLDAFFLSMSKSVKKMPIRTQAELKRAILGLVTDAEVKLASEESSITPSSMINCYGTQQQQIYSSPSTSTCIPPTTYCPPST; this is translated from the exons ATGGACTCggacaaaaaattaatttatctggTGCAAAAATATGAATGCCTATTTAATCCCAAAGCTAAAAATTACAGTGATAAACATTCGAAAAATAACGCTTGGGAAAAAGTTAGCGGGGAAATGAAATTAACTG tgtCCGAATGTCAGAAACAATGGAAGAAACTTCGTGACTGTTACAAAAAGGCTCTTAGATTGAGACAATATAAAAGCGGTTCTGCGCGAAAAACTGAAAAACCAATTAAATTTGAGAAGGAGTTAGAATTTTTAAAGCCATACCTACAGGACAGATCACAGACATCAAACCTTGATTTTTCTGATAATAGTTTAGACATAGACACAGAAGACATCTCTATTATAGAGTCACAAACATGTGACGTCGGGGAAAGTTCACGCTCTGATTCGGCATTATCAAATCATACTACCAAAAATAAACCACTACCTCTATCGGAAAAATTATTCAGACAATATGTCGAGGCCAAAGGAAAGGAAGAAGATCCATTAGATGCGTTTTTTCTATCAATGAGTAAATCAGTAAAAAAGATGCCCATACGAACTCAAGCTGAATTAAAACGGGCAATACTTGGCCTGGTTACTGACGCAGAAGTAAAACTTGCTTCCGAGGAAAGCAGCATTACTCCATCATCTATGATTAACTGCTatggaacacaacaacagcaaATTTATTCCTCACCATCAACTTCAACTTGCATCCCACCCACTACTTATTGTCCACCATCTACTTAA